Proteins encoded together in one Miscanthus floridulus cultivar M001 chromosome 16, ASM1932011v1, whole genome shotgun sequence window:
- the LOC136513554 gene encoding protein ALTERED PHOSPHATE STARVATION RESPONSE 1-like: MGCRSSRLDATDVSPAAALCRERRDLLRAAADHRARLAAAHAAYFRALPRVADALARFASHHHAATPPPGSPVLTLPPPSDHDHADDAGDEPKKQRSGSASGGSVTPHTDSGHSHIHFHSDDASESDPDSSADDPCAGPGGCGGAHGEIPPQPAPVLRPGVPLPPDRGHGEPQERQIQDPSFARPEMPWEYASYDPYPSFPNTAFQNATFPSYYYMKASSTPANTVYQEPYGYGNFATSSSYVGYNYGYNNPMYGVPLPPEGDRPVEDRGRELAAAPAPPPPMPMPETTPWDFFNPFDSYEQDLPQYKGKGYDSNGSFTSSPNSSEVRAREGIPELEEETELESMRESVKARKAVESTTSNRIGNVDVSAKVKVSMEHKEVEIESVYSASVFESGDESVCSCDCDHANARTEGPVQVPAEDDHGKVRKVSSEDHSSIVVGEDERPPEFTRTRDVAEVVEEIKEQFKSVAACGDDVARILEVGRMRYRSRNRILRLVFSRMMGTFALLFSSISEPPVKSLEQSAINSSKGNQNSSKRFDLPSDVELNTLSATMDRLYVWEKRLHKEIMEEEKLRITYDKEWKRLKELDANGAEPYKIDTTRASIRALLTRINISIRSAKVICRRIHTLRDDELHPHLVTLIQGLVRMWKFILECHRKQFHTILQTKSHILIPKNGPERSSSKVTLELEMELLNWCSCFRNWILSQKAYIETLNGWLVKWLPQEKEETPDGIAPFSPGRLGAPAVFITANDWCQAMKRIPEGSVVDTMEAFAVNVHMLWERQDEEQQQKLKAEYLSRDFAKRLKSLQMEHGLQGHFEADKPVLPIADNGRAVDNRMVALDTLHKRLDEQRAQHEETVKQIREASAADLKAGLAPIFEALESFSVETLKGYENVRIPVEGVGG; the protein is encoded by the exons ATGGGGTGCCGGAGCTCGCGGCTGGACGCGACGGACGTGTCCCCGGCGGCCGCGCTGTGCCGGGAGCGCCGGGACCTGCTGCGCGCGGCCGCAGACCACCGCGCGCGCCTCGCGGCCGCGCACGCCGCCTACTTCCGCGCGCTCCCGCGCGTCGCCGACGCGCTCGCGCGGTTCGCcagccaccaccacgccgccacgccgccgccggggTCGCCCGTGCTCACGCTGCCGCCGccctccgaccacgaccacgccgacGACGCCGGCGACGAGCCCAAGAAACAGCGGAGCGGCTCCGCGTCGGGCGGCTCCGTGACGCCGCACACCGATTCCGGCCACTCCCACATCCACTTCCACTCCGACGACGCCTCGGAATCCGATCCCGACTCCTCGGCCGACGACCCCTGCGCCGGCCCCGGAGGCTGTGGCGGTGCCCACGGCGAGATCCCGCCGCAGCCGGCGCCTGTCCTTCGTCCTGGCGTTCCCTTGCCCCCCGACCGCGGCCATGGCGAGCCCCAAGAACGCCAAATACAGGACCCAAGTTTTGCCAGGCCGGAGATGCCGTGGGAGTACGCCTCCTACGATCCATACCCTTCCTTCCCAAACACCGCATTCCAAAATGCCACATTTCCCAGCTACTACTACATGAAGGCCAGCTCGACGCCGGCGAACACGGTGTACCAAGAACCGTACGGCTACGGCAACTTCGCCACCAGCTCGTCCTACGTGGGGTACAACTACGGGTACAACAACCCAATGTATGGCGTCCCGTTGCCACCAGAGGGGGATCGGCCGGTGGAGGATCGTGGCCGGGAACTGGCGGCGgctccggcgccgccgccgccaatgcCAATGCCTGAGACGACACCGTGGGACTTCTTTAACCCATTCGATTCATATGAGCAGGACCTTCCTCAGTATAAGGGCAAAGGGTACGACTCCAATGGGTCGTTCACCAGCAGTCCCAACTCAAGTGAGGTGAGGGCAAGGGAGGGGATCCCGGAGCTCGAGGAGGAGACGGAGCTGGAGTCTATGAGGGAGTCTGTGAAGGCAAGGAAGGCTGTAGAGAGCACGACATCGAACCGGATTGGCAATGTGGATGTCAGCGCCAAGGTAAAAGTGTCCATGGAGCATAAGGAAGTTGAGATTGAGAGTGTGTATAGTGCTTCGGTATTTGAGTCAGGGGACGAGAGTGTGTGCAGTTGCGATTGTGACCATGCCAATGCTAGAACAGAGGGGCCAGTGCAGGTGCCGGCAGAAGATGATCATGGGAAGGTGAGGAAGGTGAGCTCAGAGGATCACTCATCCATAGTAGTCGGAGAGGATGAACGGCCGCCAGAGTTCACTAGGACAAGAGATGTCGCTGAGGTTGTTGAGGAAATAAAGGAGCAGTTCAAATCAGTGGCTGCCTGTGGGGATGACGTCGCAAGGATCCTTGAGGTGGGGAGGATGCGGTATCGATCACGGAATAGAATCTTAAGAT TGGTATTCTCACGGATGATGGGGACCTTCGCTTTGTTGTTTTCTTCCATATCTGAGCCACCGGTGAAGAGCTTGGAACAATCAGCTATAAATTCATCCAAAGGAAATCAGAATTCCAGTAAAAGATTCGATCTTCCCAGTGATGTTGAACTTAATACTCTTTCCGCAACAATGGACAGGCTGTACGTGTGGGAGAAAAGACTTCATAAGGAAATTATG GAGGAAGAAAAATTGAGGATTACATATGACAAAGAATGGAAGCGCTTGAAAGAGCTTGATGCTAATGGTGCAGAGCCATATAAGATCGATACAACACGGGCCTCAATTAGGGCactgctcacaagaatcaacatttcCATCAGATCAGCTAAAGTTATCTGTAGGAGGATCCACACACTACGAGATGATGAGTTACACCCACACCTTGTTACGCTTATCCAAGG GCTTGTTAGAATGTGGAAATTCATTCTTGAATGCCATCGGAAGCAATTCCATACCATACTTCAAACTAAATCTCATATTCTCATCCCTAAGAATGGACCTGAAAGAAGCTCCTCCAAGGTTACACTGGAACTAGAAATGGAACTTTTGAACTGGTGTTCTTGTTTCAGGAATTGGATCCTATCCCAAAAAGCTTATATTGAAACCCTCAATGGCTGGCTAGTCAAATGGCTTCCTCAGGAAAAGGAGGAGACTCCGGatggcattgcacccttctctccTGGTAGGCTTGGAGCTCCTGCTGTGTTCATTACAGCTAATGATTGGTGTCAAGCCATGAAAAGGATACCAGAAGGCAGCGTCGTAGATACAATGGAGGCTTTTGCTGTCAACGTGCATATGTTATGGGAGCGGCAGGACGAAGAGCAGCAGCAGAAGCTGAAAGCTGAGTACCTCTCTAGAGATTTTGCAAAGCGGCTCAAATCTCTTCAGATGGAACATGGCTTGCAAGGGCATTTTGAAGCTGATAAGCCAGTGTTGCCCATTGCCGACAATGGGAGGGCAGTTGATAACCGCATGGTTGCATTGGATACATTGCACAAGAGATTGGATGAACAAAGAGCTCAGCACGAGGAAACTGTGAAACAGATTCGGGAGGCCAGTGCAGCTGATCTGAAAGCAGGTCTGGCTCCGATATTTGAAGCACTGGAATCTTTTAGTGTGGAGACGCTGAAAGGTTATGAAAATGTCAGGATTCCAGTCGAAGGTGTTGGCGGTTGA